From the genome of Mastomys coucha isolate ucsf_1 unplaced genomic scaffold, UCSF_Mcou_1 pScaffold6, whole genome shotgun sequence, one region includes:
- the Ston1 gene encoding stonin-1 has product MYSTNPGSWVTFDDDSTFQSSQKRKDFSLETQGVCRPNGLKLTLPGLRDSPSTPSSTSSTPLSSPMVDFYFSPGPPSNSPLSTPTKDFPGFPGIPKVGTHVLYPIPECSSNSPRTTAGEVGPPLSLTKPTCSPHVSLPSDHSHAQPAPTLGLTEDGSPQRVRSVARQFEYFQDDCAFSNPFWKDEGGASQSSLDSLASRKLFSPKDKDIPSDQRGLNQCSLNYLCEKLEHLQSAETQDPLGNLSMQNPYAGDTVSFVPHSLFRSQPRAGWPFMLRIPEKKNMMSSRQWGPIFLKVLPGGVLQMFYEKGLEKPFREFQLDPHCRLSEPKLENFSMAGKIHTVKVEHVSYSEKRKYHSKTEVAHEPEAEQMLKLGSTEHRDFLEFLTTVEEELVKLPATAKLKSKNYEEQEICLDILDSFWGKVTKEEGKLVESAVVTQIWCLCFLNGPTECFLALNDLELQKRDECYFEKEPEKRGIDILNYHFHTCVKAEEFEQSRIIKFVPLDACRFELMRFKTSYEGDELPFAVKSIVTVQGAYVELQAFVNMTPAAQRSPHAGSLRSCNNIMIHFPVPDQWIKALWTRNLQRQKSLKAKMNRRACLGSLQEPESEPVIQVTVGSAKYESAYRAVVWKIDRLPDKNSSPDQPHCLSYKLELGSDQEVPSDWYPFATVQFSMSDACASRTEVRSLGVESDAQPQKYVCQRACYNIQVEIEKKWIQVDGEDPDTAGGCVTQ; this is encoded by the exons ATGTATTCTACAAACCCGGGCAGCTGGGTCACCTTTGACGATGACTCTACTTTTCaatcttctcagaagagaaaggatTTTTCTCTGGAGACTCAAGGTGTTTGCAGACCAAATGGACTGAAGCTGACCCTTCCTGGCCTCAGGGACTCTCCCAGCACCCCCTCCTCTACCAGCAGCACCCCGCTGTCCTCTCCTATGGTGGACTTTTACTTCAGTCCAGGACCCCCAAGCAACTCCCCTCTCTCAACACCAACCAAAGACTTCCCGGGGTTCCCTGGCATTCCTAAAGTAGGGACGCATGTGCTTTATCCTATTCCAGAATGTTCTTCAAACAGTCCCCGGACAACAGCGGGAGAAGTGGGTCCCCCATTATCACTTACTAAGCCAACCTGCTCACCCCACGTGTCATTACCCAGTGATCACTCACACGCTCAGCCGGCTCCCACACTCGGTCTTACAGAAGACGGCAGCCCTCAGCGCGTCCGAAGCGTGGCTCGGCAATTCGAGTATTTTCAGGATGATTGTGCTTTTTCCAACCCATTTTGGAAAGATGAAGGTGGCGCTTCCCAGTCCTCCCTTGACTCCCTGGCAAGCAGAAAGCTGTTCTCACCAAAGGACAAGGACATACCTAGTGATCAAAGAGGCCTAAACCAGTGCTCACTGAACTACCTCTGTGAGAAGCTTGAACACCTGCAGTCAGCTGAGACCCAAGACCCTCTTGGAAACTTGTCTATGCAGAATCCGTATGCCGGAGACACAGTCTCTTTTGTCCCACATTCCCTCTTCCGGAGTCAGCCCAGAGCTGGATGGCCCTTCATGTTGCGGATTCCGGAGAAGAAGAACATGATGTCTTCCAGGCAGTGGGGTCCCATTTTCCTAAAGGTTCTTCCAGGAGGGGTTCTGCAGATGTTTTATGAgaaggggctagaaaagccattcaGAGAGTTCCAGCTCGACCCACATTGCAGACTTTCTGAGCCCAAACTTGAGAACTTCAGCATGGCTGGAAAAATCCACACTGTGAAGGTGGAACATGTGTCTTactcagagaaaaggaaataccATTCCAAGACAGAGGTGGCTCACGAGCCCGAAGCAGAGCAGATGCTGAAGTTGGGATCCACGGAACACCGTGACTTCCTTGAGTTTCTGACTACTGTAGAAGAGGAGCTAGTAAAGCTGCCAGCTACTGCAAAACTCAAGAGCAAAAACTATGAGGAACAGGAAATTTGCCTGGACATTCTGGACAGCTTCTGGGGAAAAGTAACCAAAGAAGAGGGGAAGCTGGTGGAAAGTGCTGTGGTAACGCAGATCTggtgcctctgcttcctaaacgGGCCAACAGAATGTTTCTTAGCCTTAAATGACCTCGAGCTCCAGAAACGCGATGAATGCTATTTTGAGAAAGAACCGGAAAAAAGGGGGATTGATATCCTTAACTACCATTTCCATACATGTGTAAAAGCTGAAGAATTTGAACAGTCCAGAATCATTAAGTTCGTCCCTCTGGATGCTTGCCGGTTTGAGCTGATGCGTTTCAAAACCTCATATGAAGGGGATGAGCTTCCCTTTGCAGTGAAGTCCATAGTAACTGTCCAGGGGGCCTATGTGGAGCTGCAGGCCTTTGTCAACATGACTCCAGCAGCTCAGAGGTCACCCCATGCGGGTTCCTTGAGGAGCTGTAACAATATCATGATTCATTTTCCGGTCCCAGACCAGTGGATCAAGGCCCTCTGGACCAGGAACCTTCAGAGGCAAAAGTCCCTGAAAGCCAAAATGAACCGTCGGGCGTGTCTGGGGAGTTTACAGGAGCCTGAATCTGAACCTGTCATTCAGGTCACTGTGGGGTCAGCAAAATATGAGAGTGCCTACCGGGCTGTGGTGTGGAAGATAGATCGACTTCCGGACAAAAACTCAA GTCCCGATCAGCCCCATTGTCTATCATACAAACTAGAACTTGGATCAGATCAGGAGGTTCCCTCAGATTGGTATCCATTTGCTACTGTCCAGTTTTCCATGTCTGATGCCTGTGCCTCAAGAACAGAGGTGAGGTCTCTGGGAGTGGAGAGTGATGCCCAGCCGCAGAAGTATGTGTGTCAGCGAGCTTGCTACAACATCCAG GttgaaatagaaaagaagtgGATTCAAGTAGATGGAGAAGACCCAGATACAGCTGGTGGCTGTGTGACTCAGTAA